In the Nerophis ophidion isolate RoL-2023_Sa linkage group LG01, RoL_Noph_v1.0, whole genome shotgun sequence genome, one interval contains:
- the LOC133563394 gene encoding zinc finger protein 391-like isoform X1 produces the protein MFHFEDVQQIIGGQEEGPPQPQGRVSTLKMEEPQPPYIKEELEEVWITREEMNLPGPDEADPTKFPLTGVPVKTEELGEKPPESSQLLHTPNEENRGAEPSRCRGYARKTINVRPLVDCRARISIFKQEDPHPPFIKEEEEDEEEVWITQDGGYLLWGLEADFTNLPLTGVSVKTEDDEKKPPGSSQLHHSPSEANRGAEPTSCSSIRHMAAEAEGDHYGGSQADALLAPLSDSEAEDGNDTQEPLSSGTDKMRTHTYNNHSDCSKKKTGKKCLICSFCDKSFAYQRDFARHMTIHTGEKPFSCLDCGQKFSQKSNMVTHRITHTGEKAFSCLMCDKKFFKRANMTVHMRTHTGEKPFRCSVCGQRFTHKVRMASHMTSHTGEKPFSCSDCGKKFSERSNVAKHMKTHTGEKPLSCSVCCKRFSEKSHMASHMRTHTGEKPLSCPDCGKRFAQTSTLGRHVRTHTGEKPFSCVVCGQRFTQKSHMVSHARTHTGEKPFSCSVCQQRFTQKSNMLSHVRTHNGGETKVKYVTCSIVKS, from the exons acgtccagcagatAATTGGTGGTCAAGAAGAAGGTCCCCCTCAGCCGCAGGGGAGGGTCTCCACTTTGAAGATGGAGGAGCCGCAGCCCCCTTATATTAAAGAGGAGCTGGAGGAAGTCTGGATCACTCGGGAGGAAATGAACCTtccagggccagacgaggctgatcccaccaagtttccactgactggtgtccctgtgaagactGAAGAACTTGGAGAGAAACCACCAGAGTCCTCACAGCTTCTTCACACTCCAaatgaggagaacagaggggcggagcctTCAAGATGCAGGGGATATGCTCGTAAAACTATaa atgtcCGGCCACTCGTTGATTGTCGGGCGAGGATCTCCATTTTCAAGCAGGAGGATCCACATCCCCCCTTtattaaagaagaagaagaagatgaggaagaAGTCTGGATCACTCAGGATGGAGGGTATCTTCTCTGGGGGCTCGAAGCCGACTTCACTAACTTGCCACTGACtggtgtctctgtgaagactgaagacgaTGAAAAGAAACCACCCgggtcctcacagcttcatcacagtccaagtgaggcgaacagaggggcggagcctACAAGCTGCAGCTCAATACGACACATGGCGGCTGAAGCTGAGGGAGACCACtatggaggatcacaagcagacgcCCTCTtggctccactatcagatagtgaggcagAAGACGGGAACGACACCCAGGAGCCTTTGAGCAGCGGTACAGACAAAATGAGGACTCACACCTACAACAATCACTCTGACTGCTCTAAAAAGAAGACGGGCAAAAAATGTTTGATCTGCTCATTTTGTGATAAGAGCTTTGCTTATCAGAGGGATTTTGCTcgacacatgacaatacacactggggaaaaaccaTTCAGTTGTTTGGATTGCGGGCAAAAATTCTCTCAGAAGTCCAACATGGTAACACACAGGATAACACACACGGGTGAGAAAGCTTTTAGTTGTTTGATGTGCGATAAGAAATTCTTTAAAAGGGCAAACATGAcggtgcacatgagaacacacacaggggaAAAACCTTTTCGCTGTTCGGTTTGCGGTCAAAGATTTACTCATAAGGTAAGAATGGCATCACACATGACGtcgcacacgggagaaaaaccctttAGTTGTTCAGATTGCGGAAAAAAATTCTCGGAAAGAAGCAACGTGGCGAAACACATGAAaacgcacaccggagaaaaacctttgaGTTGTTCCGTTTGTTGCAAACGATTCTCCGAGAAGTCGCACATGGCGTCGCACATGAGgacgcacaccggagaaaaacctttaaGTTGCCCGGATTGCGGGAAGAGATTCGCTCAGACTTCCACTTTGGGGCGACACGTCAGAACGCACACGGgggaaaaaccatttagttgcgTGGTCTGTGGTCAGAGATTCACTCAGAAGTCACACATGGTGTCACACGCGAGAACGCACACCGGCGAAAAACCTTTTAGTTGCTCAGTTTGCCAGCAAAGATTCACTCAAAAGTCAAACATGCTTTCGCACGTGAGAACACATAACGGGGGGGAAACAAAGGTCAAATATGTTACGTGTTCAATTGTCAAATCATAG
- the LOC133563394 gene encoding gastrula zinc finger protein XlCGF57.1-like isoform X2: MFHFEDVQQIIGGQEEGPPQPQGRVSTLKMEEPQPPYIKEELEEVWITREEMNLPGPDEADPTKFPLTGVPVKTEELGEKPPESSQLLHTPNEENRGAEPSRCRGYAHVRPLVDCRARISIFKQEDPHPPFIKEEEEDEEEVWITQDGGYLLWGLEADFTNLPLTGVSVKTEDDEKKPPGSSQLHHSPSEANRGAEPTSCSSIRHMAAEAEGDHYGGSQADALLAPLSDSEAEDGNDTQEPLSSGTDKMRTHTYNNHSDCSKKKTGKKCLICSFCDKSFAYQRDFARHMTIHTGEKPFSCLDCGQKFSQKSNMVTHRITHTGEKAFSCLMCDKKFFKRANMTVHMRTHTGEKPFRCSVCGQRFTHKVRMASHMTSHTGEKPFSCSDCGKKFSERSNVAKHMKTHTGEKPLSCSVCCKRFSEKSHMASHMRTHTGEKPLSCPDCGKRFAQTSTLGRHVRTHTGEKPFSCVVCGQRFTQKSHMVSHARTHTGEKPFSCSVCQQRFTQKSNMLSHVRTHNGGETKVKYVTCSIVKS, encoded by the exons acgtccagcagatAATTGGTGGTCAAGAAGAAGGTCCCCCTCAGCCGCAGGGGAGGGTCTCCACTTTGAAGATGGAGGAGCCGCAGCCCCCTTATATTAAAGAGGAGCTGGAGGAAGTCTGGATCACTCGGGAGGAAATGAACCTtccagggccagacgaggctgatcccaccaagtttccactgactggtgtccctgtgaagactGAAGAACTTGGAGAGAAACCACCAGAGTCCTCACAGCTTCTTCACACTCCAaatgaggagaacagaggggcggagcctTCAAGATGCAGGGGATATGCTC atgtcCGGCCACTCGTTGATTGTCGGGCGAGGATCTCCATTTTCAAGCAGGAGGATCCACATCCCCCCTTtattaaagaagaagaagaagatgaggaagaAGTCTGGATCACTCAGGATGGAGGGTATCTTCTCTGGGGGCTCGAAGCCGACTTCACTAACTTGCCACTGACtggtgtctctgtgaagactgaagacgaTGAAAAGAAACCACCCgggtcctcacagcttcatcacagtccaagtgaggcgaacagaggggcggagcctACAAGCTGCAGCTCAATACGACACATGGCGGCTGAAGCTGAGGGAGACCACtatggaggatcacaagcagacgcCCTCTtggctccactatcagatagtgaggcagAAGACGGGAACGACACCCAGGAGCCTTTGAGCAGCGGTACAGACAAAATGAGGACTCACACCTACAACAATCACTCTGACTGCTCTAAAAAGAAGACGGGCAAAAAATGTTTGATCTGCTCATTTTGTGATAAGAGCTTTGCTTATCAGAGGGATTTTGCTcgacacatgacaatacacactggggaaaaaccaTTCAGTTGTTTGGATTGCGGGCAAAAATTCTCTCAGAAGTCCAACATGGTAACACACAGGATAACACACACGGGTGAGAAAGCTTTTAGTTGTTTGATGTGCGATAAGAAATTCTTTAAAAGGGCAAACATGAcggtgcacatgagaacacacacaggggaAAAACCTTTTCGCTGTTCGGTTTGCGGTCAAAGATTTACTCATAAGGTAAGAATGGCATCACACATGACGtcgcacacgggagaaaaaccctttAGTTGTTCAGATTGCGGAAAAAAATTCTCGGAAAGAAGCAACGTGGCGAAACACATGAAaacgcacaccggagaaaaacctttgaGTTGTTCCGTTTGTTGCAAACGATTCTCCGAGAAGTCGCACATGGCGTCGCACATGAGgacgcacaccggagaaaaacctttaaGTTGCCCGGATTGCGGGAAGAGATTCGCTCAGACTTCCACTTTGGGGCGACACGTCAGAACGCACACGGgggaaaaaccatttagttgcgTGGTCTGTGGTCAGAGATTCACTCAGAAGTCACACATGGTGTCACACGCGAGAACGCACACCGGCGAAAAACCTTTTAGTTGCTCAGTTTGCCAGCAAAGATTCACTCAAAAGTCAAACATGCTTTCGCACGTGAGAACACATAACGGGGGGGAAACAAAGGTCAAATATGTTACGTGTTCAATTGTCAAATCATAG